The proteins below are encoded in one region of Silene latifolia isolate original U9 population chromosome 2, ASM4854445v1, whole genome shotgun sequence:
- the LOC141641546 gene encoding uncharacterized protein LOC141641546 has product MWNVRGLNSITKQKDIKWFLHQQDVDLFGLLETRLKPVSLNKVANNFCFGWSFITNLSCHSGGRIWVLWKANKVHLDVLEMDAQFIHLKVTEVHTDKVFYVTYVYGFNKVEQRVPLWNALIRLNMNAPWIVLGDFNCVMFSNERVGSIVRDAEMVSFQHTTQMCDLQDIKAIGTFYTWTNKQPSSTRVFSRIDRVLINGA; this is encoded by the coding sequence ATGTGGAATGTTAGGGGCCTAAATAGTATAACCAAGCAAAAAGATATTAAATGGTTTCTCCACCAACAAGATGTGGATCTATTTGGGCTCCTTGAGACCAGGCTTAAACCTGTGTCTCTAAATAAAGTAGCTAATAATTTTTGTTTTGGATGGTCCTTCATTACTAATTTGAGTTGTCATTCCGGTGGTAGAATTTGGGTTCTTTGGAAAGCTAATAAAGTGCATCTTGATGTGCTTGAGATGGATGCTCAATTTATCCACCTTAAAGTGACTGAGGTGCATACTGATAAGGTCTTTTATGTTACCTATGTTTATGGATTCAATAAAGTAGAACAAAGAGTTCCTCTCTGGAATGCCCTAATCAGACTGAACATGAATGCTCCTTGGATAGTTTTGGGGGACTTTAACTGTGTGATGTTTTCCAATGAGAGGGTTGGGAGTATTGTTAGAGATGCTGAAATGGTCTCATTTCAACATACTACTCAGATGTGTGACTTGCAGGATATTAAGGCCATTGGGACATTTTATACTTGGACTAATAAACAGCCTAGTAGTACTAGAGTCTTTAGTAGAATTGATAGAGTTCTCATCAATGGTGCTTAG